Proteins encoded together in one Capricornis sumatraensis isolate serow.1 chromosome 3, serow.2, whole genome shotgun sequence window:
- the LOC138076279 gene encoding ribonuclease H-like, whose product MGTPLDNPDIEIFTDGSSFVQDGKHKAGYAVVTAEQVLEAKSLPQGTSAQLAELVALTRALELSKRHRVNIYTDSKYAYLTLHAYAAIWKERQFKTATGAPVKHFRKIKRLLTAVYCPKEVAVMHCKGHNRDGSKVAEGNQLADCQARKAALYETPSLQTPLIWTGPVEQEKPQYTEEELERPKD is encoded by the coding sequence ATGGGtaccccattagacaatcctgacattgaaatatttacagatggcagttcttttgttcAGGATGGAAAGCATAAAGCAGGTTATGCCgtggtgactgctgaacaggttttagaagcaaaatctctcccccagggaaccagtgctcagttagcagagcttgtggctctgacccgagctctagagttaagcaaaaGGCACCGGGtaaatatctacactgattctaagtatgcttatttgactttacatgcttatgctgcaatatggaaagaaagacagtttaaaacGGCAACAGGAGCACCCGTTAAACATTTCAGAAAGATCAAGAGACTTTTAACTGCTgtatattgtcctaaagaagtagctgttatgcattgcaaaggACACAACAGAGATGGGAGTAAAGTAGCCGAAGGTAATCAGCTGgctgactgtcaagccagaaaagcGGCACTTTACGAAACCCCTTCACTACAGACgcctttgatctggacaggtcctgtggaacaggaaaaaccacaatatactgaggaagaattagaaagacCTAAAGACTGA